Proteins from one Salmonella bongori NCTC 12419 genomic window:
- the tcp gene encoding methyl-accepting chemotaxis citrate transducer, whose translation MKNIKVMTGVIATLGIFSALLLVTGILFYSAVSSDRLNFQNASALSYQQQELGGSFQTLIETRVTINRVAIRMLKNQRDPASLDAMNTLLTSAGVSLNEAEKHFNNYANSDAIAGKDPALDARAEASFKQMYDVLQQSIHYLKADNYEAYGNLDAQKAQDDLEQIYKQWLSQNAQLIKLASDQNQSSFTQMQWTLGIILLIVLAVLAFIWQGLQHVLLRPLQRIMTHIQTIADGDLTRVIEAEGRSEMGQLAAGLKTMQQSLIRTVSAVRDNADSIYTGAGEISAGSSDLSSRTEQQASALEETAASMEQLTATVRQNTDNARQATGLAKTASETARKGGRVVDNVVSTMNDIAESSEKIVDITSVIDGIAFQTNILALNAAVEAARAGEQGRGFAVVAGEVRTLASRSAQAAKEIKVLIENSVSRIDTGSTQVREAGETMKEIVTAVTRVTDIMGEIASASDEQSKGIEQVAQAVSEMDSVTQQNASLVEESAAAAAALEDQANELRQAVSAFRIRQPSRRETPPAPVSKGLTPQPAREQANWESF comes from the coding sequence ATGAAAAATATCAAAGTCATGACCGGCGTTATCGCGACGTTAGGTATATTTAGCGCCTTATTGCTGGTAACAGGAATACTGTTTTACTCCGCGGTCAGCAGCGATCGGCTGAATTTCCAGAATGCGAGCGCATTAAGTTATCAGCAACAGGAACTGGGCGGCAGTTTTCAGACACTGATTGAAACGCGCGTCACTATTAACCGCGTGGCGATACGCATGTTAAAAAATCAGCGCGATCCCGCCTCGCTGGACGCCATGAATACACTCTTAACCAGCGCTGGCGTGTCGCTGAATGAAGCAGAAAAACACTTCAACAATTATGCGAATTCCGACGCAATCGCGGGCAAAGACCCTGCCCTGGATGCCCGGGCAGAAGCCAGCTTTAAGCAGATGTATGACGTTTTACAGCAGTCTATTCACTATCTTAAAGCCGATAATTACGAAGCCTACGGCAATCTCGACGCCCAAAAAGCGCAGGATGATCTGGAACAAATCTATAAGCAGTGGCTTTCGCAAAATGCGCAGTTAATAAAATTAGCCAGCGATCAGAACCAGAGTAGCTTTACCCAGATGCAATGGACGCTGGGAATTATTCTGCTTATTGTGCTCGCCGTACTGGCGTTTATCTGGCAAGGGCTTCAGCACGTGCTGTTACGTCCGTTGCAGCGAATTATGACGCACATTCAGACTATCGCCGACGGGGATCTTACCCGTGTTATAGAGGCTGAAGGACGCAGTGAAATGGGGCAACTGGCTGCAGGCCTCAAAACAATGCAGCAGTCGTTAATCCGTACCGTCAGCGCGGTGCGTGATAACGCAGACTCTATCTATACCGGCGCAGGCGAGATCTCCGCAGGCAGCAGCGATCTCTCTTCCCGTACCGAGCAACAGGCCTCGGCGCTGGAGGAAACCGCCGCCAGCATGGAACAATTAACCGCCACGGTACGGCAAAACACCGATAACGCACGACAGGCGACTGGCCTTGCGAAAACCGCCTCAGAAACCGCGCGTAAAGGAGGACGCGTAGTGGATAACGTCGTGAGCACCATGAACGATATTGCCGAAAGTTCAGAAAAAATCGTAGACATCACCAGCGTAATTGACGGCATCGCCTTCCAGACCAATATCCTGGCGCTAAACGCCGCGGTGGAAGCCGCCCGCGCTGGCGAGCAGGGACGCGGGTTCGCGGTCGTGGCTGGAGAGGTACGCACGCTGGCCAGCCGGAGCGCGCAGGCAGCCAAAGAAATTAAGGTATTAATTGAGAACTCCGTGTCGCGCATTGATACCGGCTCTACGCAGGTACGCGAAGCAGGAGAAACGATGAAAGAGATCGTCACCGCCGTAACCCGCGTGACCGACATTATGGGCGAAATCGCCTCTGCGTCTGATGAGCAAAGTAAAGGCATTGAACAGGTGGCGCAGGCGGTATCGGAAATGGACAGCGTGACGCAGCAAAACGCCTCGCTGGTGGAGGAATCCGCAGCAGCGGCGGCAGCACTGGAAGATCAGGCTAACGAACTACGCCAGGCGGTCTCTGCGTTCCGTATTCGGCAGCCGTCTCGCCGGGAAACGCCGCCCGCGCCGGTAAGCAAAGGCTTAACGCCCCAACCCGCTAGAGAGCAGGCGAACTGGGAAAGCTTCTAA
- a CDS encoding 7-cyano-7-deazaguanine/7-aminomethyl-7-deazaguanine transporter codes for MTPFTQSQRIKALFWLSLFHLLVIISSNYLVQLPITIFGFHTTWGAFSFPFIFLATDLTVRIFGAPLARRIIFAVMLPALLVSYVVSSLFYMGSWQGFAALTNFNLFVARIAAASFMAYALGQILDVHVFNRLRQNRRWWLAPTASTLFGNISDTLAFFFIAFWRSPDAFMANHWMEIALVDYSFKVLISIIFFLPMYGVLLNMLLKKLADKSEISALQAS; via the coding sequence ATGACTCCGTTTACACAATCACAGCGCATAAAAGCGTTGTTCTGGCTATCGCTATTCCATTTACTGGTGATCATTTCCAGTAACTATCTGGTGCAGCTCCCCATTACCATTTTTGGCTTCCACACCACCTGGGGCGCGTTTAGTTTTCCCTTTATTTTTCTGGCTACCGATCTTACCGTGCGTATTTTTGGCGCACCGCTGGCGCGCCGTATTATCTTCGCCGTGATGCTCCCCGCGCTGCTGGTATCGTATGTGGTGTCGTCGCTATTCTATATGGGGAGCTGGCAAGGTTTCGCCGCGCTGACAAACTTTAATCTGTTTGTCGCCCGTATCGCCGCCGCCAGTTTTATGGCTTACGCGCTGGGGCAGATCCTTGATGTGCATGTGTTTAACCGTCTACGCCAAAACCGTCGCTGGTGGCTGGCGCCAACGGCCTCGACACTGTTTGGCAATATCAGCGACACCCTTGCCTTTTTCTTTATTGCGTTCTGGAGAAGCCCCGACGCCTTTATGGCCAACCACTGGATGGAAATTGCGCTGGTGGATTATAGCTTCAAGGTGCTTATCAGCATTATTTTCTTCCTGCCTATGTATGGCGTTTTACTGAATATGTTGCTGAAAAAGCTGGCAGATAAATCTGAAATATCTGCATTGCAGGCAAGTTAA
- a CDS encoding DUF2500 domain-containing protein: MNKPPLFFIIIIALIVVAASFRFVQQRREKADNDAAPLVQKQVEVSNKREKPLNDRRSRQQEVSPAGTSMRYEASFKPQSGGLEQTFRLSAQQYHALTVGDKGMLSYKGSRFVDFVADRPDKP, encoded by the coding sequence ATGAACAAGCCACCTCTTTTTTTTATAATTATCATTGCGTTGATTGTTGTCGCCGCGTCGTTTCGCTTTGTGCAGCAGCGGCGGGAAAAAGCAGATAACGATGCCGCGCCGCTGGTGCAAAAGCAGGTGGAAGTCAGCAATAAACGGGAAAAGCCGCTTAACGATCGGCGATCGCGTCAGCAGGAAGTGAGTCCGGCAGGCACCAGTATGCGTTATGAGGCCAGCTTCAAACCGCAAAGCGGCGGGCTGGAACAGACATTCCGCCTCAGCGCGCAGCAATATCATGCGTTAACGGTCGGGGATAAAGGTATGCTGAGCTATAAAGGCTCGCGCTTTGTCGATTTTGTTGCTGACAGGCCGGATAAGCCGTAA
- the ftsX gene encoding permease-like cell division protein FtsX: MNRRDAINQIRQFGGRLDRLRKSRGGTGGGRNAPGRQKPAPKPNSRKTNVFNEQVRYAWHGALQDLKSKPLATFLTVMVIAISLTLPSVCYMVYKNVNQAATQYYPSPQITVYLQKTLDDDAAARVVGQLQAEQGVEKVNYLSREDALGEFRNWSGFGGALDMLEENPLPAVAVVIPKLDFQSTASLNTLRDRISQINGIDEVRMDDSWFARLAALTGLVGRVSAMIGVLMVAAVFLVIGNSVRLSIFARRDTINVQKLIGATDGFILRPFLYGGALLGFSGAFLSLILSEILVMRLSSAVTDVAQVFGTKFDLNGLSFDECLLLLLVCSMIGWIAAWLATVQHLRHFTPD; the protein is encoded by the coding sequence ATGAATAGACGTGACGCGATCAACCAAATCAGACAGTTCGGCGGACGGCTGGACCGCCTGCGTAAGTCTCGCGGCGGAACAGGCGGCGGGCGCAACGCGCCAGGACGCCAGAAGCCGGCGCCGAAACCGAATTCACGTAAAACGAACGTTTTTAATGAACAGGTGCGCTATGCCTGGCACGGCGCGCTGCAGGATCTGAAAAGCAAACCACTGGCAACGTTTCTGACGGTGATGGTGATCGCCATCTCCCTGACGCTGCCCAGCGTCTGTTACATGGTCTATAAGAATGTCAACCAGGCGGCGACTCAGTATTATCCGTCGCCGCAGATCACCGTTTATCTGCAAAAAACGCTGGATGATGACGCGGCGGCGCGGGTGGTTGGGCAGCTTCAGGCCGAGCAGGGCGTTGAAAAGGTCAACTACTTGTCCCGCGAGGATGCGTTGGGGGAATTTCGCAACTGGTCTGGCTTTGGTGGCGCGCTGGACATGCTGGAAGAGAATCCGTTGCCAGCGGTCGCAGTCGTGATCCCGAAGCTGGACTTTCAGAGTACTGCTTCGCTTAACACGCTGCGCGACCGTATTTCACAGATTAACGGTATTGACGAAGTCCGGATGGATGATAGCTGGTTTGCGCGGCTGGCGGCGCTCACCGGGCTGGTGGGGCGCGTATCGGCGATGATCGGGGTGCTGATGGTCGCCGCCGTGTTCCTTGTTATCGGCAACAGCGTGCGTCTGAGCATTTTTGCCCGTCGCGATACCATTAACGTGCAGAAACTGATTGGCGCGACCGATGGCTTTATTCTGCGTCCGTTCCTGTACGGTGGCGCGTTGCTCGGTTTTTCCGGCGCCTTTCTTTCGCTGATATTGTCTGAAATTTTGGTGATGCGTTTATCATCGGCAGTGACTGACGTGGCCCAGGTATTTGGCACTAAGTTTGATCTCAATGGTTTATCGTTCGATGAATGCCTGCTGTTGCTGCTGGTTTGCTCGATGATTGGTTGGATCGCCGCATGGTTGGCTACGGTACAACATTTACGTCACTTTACTCCCGATTGA
- the zntA gene encoding Zn(II)/Cd(II)/Pb(II) translocating P-type ATPase ZntA → MSTPETDIKNPPHFTAFKPASAPKADDCCCESTCSSAPAVAETVPGTINGTRYTWKIAGMDCAACARKVENAVRQIHGVNQAQVLFATEKLVVDAAADLRAQIERAVQKAGYTLRSEDSRDATPESRLKENLPLITLIIMMAVSWGLEQFNHPFGQLAFIATTLVGLYPIARQALRLMKSGSYFAIETLMSVAAIGALFIGATAEAAMVLLLFLIGERLEGWAASRARKGVSALMALKPETATRLRNGVREEVAINTLRPGDIIEVAAGGRLPADGKLVSGFASFDESALTGESIPVERATGEKVPAGATSVDRLVTLEVLSEPGASAIDRILTLIEEAEERRAPIERFIDRFSRIYTPVIMVVALLVTLVPPLMFDGGWQEWIYKGLTLLLIGCPCALVISTPAAITSGLAAAARRGALIKGGAALEQLGRITQVAFDKTGTLTVGKPRVTAIHPASGISEAELLALAAAVEQGATHPLAQAIVREALARDLILPMAESQRTLAGTGIEAQVNGERILICAAGKQPAAAFAGQISELENAGQTVVLVLRNETVLGVLALQDTLRDDARDAIRDLHQLGVNGIILTGDNPRAAAAIAGELDLAFKAGLLPEDKVQAVTALNRQAPLAMVGDGINDAPAMKAASIGIAMGSGTDVALETADAALTHNRLRGLAQMITLARATHANIRQNIAIALGLKAIFLVTTLLGFTGLWLAILADTGATVLVTANALRLLRKK, encoded by the coding sequence ATGTCGACGCCCGAAACTGATATTAAGAACCCCCCGCACTTTACTGCGTTCAAACCCGCTTCCGCGCCAAAGGCTGATGACTGCTGCTGCGAAAGCACCTGCTCTTCTGCTCCGGCCGTTGCTGAGACCGTCCCAGGCACGATAAACGGGACGCGCTATACGTGGAAAATCGCCGGTATGGACTGCGCCGCCTGTGCCCGAAAAGTGGAGAATGCCGTCCGCCAAATCCACGGCGTCAACCAGGCGCAAGTTCTGTTCGCCACCGAAAAGTTAGTCGTCGATGCTGCCGCCGACCTGCGCGCGCAAATTGAACGCGCCGTACAGAAGGCGGGTTATACCTTACGTAGCGAAGATTCACGCGACGCCACGCCCGAGTCCCGCCTGAAAGAGAACCTGCCGCTTATTACGCTGATCATTATGATGGCAGTAAGCTGGGGACTGGAGCAATTTAACCACCCGTTCGGCCAACTGGCCTTTATCGCCACCACGCTGGTAGGGCTGTATCCCATTGCCCGCCAGGCGCTGCGGCTGATGAAAAGCGGCAGTTATTTCGCCATTGAGACGTTGATGAGTGTCGCCGCCATTGGCGCACTGTTTATTGGCGCAACAGCGGAAGCCGCCATGGTATTACTGCTGTTCCTCATCGGCGAACGCCTGGAAGGATGGGCCGCCAGCCGCGCCCGTAAAGGCGTCAGCGCGTTAATGGCGCTTAAACCGGAAACAGCTACCCGTCTGCGTAACGGCGTGCGGGAAGAGGTCGCCATCAATACCCTACGACCGGGAGATATTATTGAAGTCGCCGCCGGGGGACGTTTACCGGCCGACGGTAAATTGGTATCCGGTTTCGCCAGCTTTGATGAAAGCGCGTTAACCGGCGAGTCTATCCCTGTGGAGCGCGCAACGGGCGAAAAAGTTCCGGCAGGCGCAACCAGCGTAGACCGTCTCGTCACCCTGGAGGTGTTATCTGAACCAGGAGCCAGCGCGATTGACCGCATCCTGACGCTGATTGAAGAGGCCGAAGAGCGCCGTGCGCCCATTGAGCGGTTTATTGACCGTTTCAGCCGTATCTATACGCCGGTGATTATGGTCGTTGCGCTGCTGGTAACGCTGGTTCCGCCGCTGATGTTCGATGGCGGCTGGCAGGAGTGGATTTATAAAGGGCTGACGCTGCTGCTGATCGGTTGCCCGTGCGCGCTGGTGATCTCCACGCCCGCGGCCATTACCTCCGGGCTGGCAGCGGCGGCACGGCGCGGCGCATTGATTAAAGGCGGCGCAGCGCTGGAGCAACTGGGCCGTATCACGCAGGTCGCCTTTGATAAAACCGGTACGTTGACCGTTGGTAAACCACGGGTGACGGCGATTCATCCGGCAAGCGGTATCAGCGAGGCTGAACTGTTGGCGCTGGCGGCAGCCGTAGAGCAAGGCGCTACGCACCCGCTGGCGCAGGCTATCGTCCGCGAAGCGCTGGCGCGCGACCTTATACTTCCAATGGCCGAGTCTCAGCGAACATTGGCCGGCACCGGGATTGAAGCGCAGGTTAATGGCGAACGGATTCTGATTTGTGCGGCAGGGAAACAGCCCGCCGCAGCATTTGCCGGGCAAATTAGCGAACTGGAAAACGCCGGGCAGACGGTGGTTCTGGTGCTGCGTAACGAGACCGTACTTGGCGTACTTGCCCTCCAGGATACGTTGCGTGACGATGCGCGCGACGCCATCCGCGATCTGCATCAGTTGGGCGTTAACGGCATCATTCTGACCGGGGATAACCCACGAGCGGCGGCAGCGATTGCCGGTGAGCTGGATCTGGCGTTTAAAGCTGGTCTGCTGCCGGAAGATAAGGTTCAGGCAGTCACCGCCCTTAACCGGCAAGCGCCGCTGGCAATGGTGGGCGACGGCATTAACGATGCGCCCGCGATGAAAGCCGCCAGTATCGGTATTGCGATGGGCAGCGGTACTGACGTCGCGCTGGAAACGGCTGACGCCGCCCTCACCCATAACCGCCTGCGTGGGCTGGCGCAGATGATTACGCTGGCGCGCGCTACTCATGCCAATATCCGGCAGAATATTGCCATTGCGCTGGGACTGAAAGCGATTTTCCTTGTGACTACCCTGCTTGGCTTTACCGGGCTATGGCTGGCGATACTGGCAGATACGGGAGCCACGGTACTGGTGACCGCCAACGCGCTACGTTTGCTGCGTAAGAAATAA
- a CDS encoding lysoplasmalogenase, with the protein MLWSFIAVCLSAWLYVDASYRGPAWQRWVFKPVTLLLLLLLAWQAPMFDAISYLVLAGLCASLVGDALTLLPRQRLLYAVGAFFLSHLLYTIYFASQMTLSFFWPLPLALLIVGALLIAVIWTRLEELRWPVCTFIAMTLVMVWLAGELWFFRPTAPALSAFTGATLLFIGNIVWLGSHYRRRFRADNAIAAACYFAGHFLIVRSLYL; encoded by the coding sequence ATGCTTTGGTCGTTTATCGCTGTTTGCCTGTCCGCATGGCTGTATGTGGACGCCTCCTATCGTGGGCCAGCCTGGCAACGCTGGGTTTTTAAACCCGTCACGTTATTACTTTTGTTGTTACTGGCCTGGCAAGCGCCGATGTTCGACGCCATCAGCTATCTGGTACTGGCCGGTCTGTGCGCCTCGCTGGTCGGCGATGCGTTAACGCTCTTGCCACGTCAACGCTTGCTGTACGCCGTCGGGGCCTTTTTCTTATCCCATCTGCTTTACACCATTTACTTTGCCAGCCAAATGACGTTGTCGTTCTTCTGGCCGCTGCCACTGGCGTTACTGATCGTCGGCGCGTTGCTTATCGCCGTTATCTGGACACGGCTGGAAGAGCTGCGCTGGCCGGTGTGTACTTTTATCGCCATGACGCTGGTGATGGTCTGGTTGGCGGGCGAACTGTGGTTCTTCCGCCCAACGGCGCCAGCCCTTTCGGCCTTTACCGGCGCAACGCTGCTATTCATCGGCAATATCGTCTGGTTGGGTAGCCATTATCGCCGCCGTTTCCGGGCGGATAATGCGATTGCTGCCGCCTGTTACTTCGCCGGACACTTCCTGATTGTGCGCTCGCTGTATCTGTAA
- the ftsY gene encoding signal recognition particle-docking protein FtsY, which translates to MAKEKKRGFFSWLGFGQKEQAPENETEVKSEEKQTVAEDVTVDAPKTHTEAESEAFAAEVVDVSEQIAESEKRPSQPDVAEAPQPEVELVTELPEPTVVAAAIEREELPLPEEVAQQAVEEVQAETVSPQEWQAEAETVEIIEAVEEEGEKAAKFTDEELEAQALAAAAAEEAVMVVPVAEDGTPVEEIAQEQEKPTKEGFFARLKRSLLKTKENLGSGFISLFRGKKIDDDLFEELEEQLLIADVGVETTRKIIANLTDGASRKQLKDAEALYGLLKDEMGEILAKVDEPLNIEGKTPFVILMVGVNGVGKTTTIGKLARQFEQQGKSVMLAAGDTFRAAAVEQLQVWGQRNNIPVIAQHTGADSASVIFDAIQAAKARNIDVLIADTAGRLQNKSHLMEELKKIVRVMKKLDEEAPHEVMLTIDASTGQNAVSQAKLFHEAVGLTGITLTKLDGTAKGGVIFSVADQFGIPIRYIGVGERIEDLRPFKADDFIEALFARED; encoded by the coding sequence ATGGCAAAAGAGAAAAAACGTGGCTTTTTTTCCTGGCTGGGCTTTGGTCAAAAAGAGCAGGCGCCGGAAAACGAGACAGAAGTAAAAAGTGAAGAGAAACAAACTGTTGCAGAAGATGTGACGGTTGACGCGCCCAAAACGCATACCGAGGCGGAATCCGAGGCCTTTGCCGCTGAGGTCGTGGACGTGTCGGAACAGATTGCTGAAAGCGAAAAGCGGCCTTCGCAGCCTGACGTGGCTGAAGCGCCGCAGCCTGAGGTAGAGCTGGTCACTGAACTGCCGGAACCAACCGTTGTCGCAGCAGCCATTGAACGTGAAGAACTGCCGTTGCCGGAAGAGGTTGCTCAGCAAGCGGTAGAAGAGGTGCAAGCCGAAACGGTGTCGCCGCAAGAGTGGCAGGCCGAAGCGGAAACCGTAGAAATTATTGAAGCGGTGGAAGAAGAAGGCGAAAAAGCAGCGAAATTTACCGACGAGGAGCTGGAAGCGCAGGCTCTGGCGGCCGCTGCGGCGGAAGAGGCGGTGATGGTGGTGCCGGTTGCGGAAGATGGCACACCGGTTGAAGAGATCGCTCAGGAACAAGAGAAGCCGACCAAAGAAGGGTTCTTTGCGCGTCTGAAACGCAGCCTGTTAAAAACCAAAGAAAACCTTGGTTCCGGATTTATCAGTCTGTTCCGTGGCAAAAAAATCGACGATGATTTGTTTGAGGAACTGGAAGAGCAGTTACTCATCGCTGATGTCGGGGTGGAAACCACGCGTAAGATTATCGCGAACCTGACGGACGGCGCCAGCCGCAAACAGCTTAAAGATGCCGAGGCGCTGTATGGCCTGCTGAAAGATGAGATGGGTGAGATTCTGGCGAAGGTTGACGAACCGCTTAATATTGAAGGTAAAACGCCTTTTGTTATTCTGATGGTTGGTGTGAACGGCGTAGGGAAAACCACCACTATCGGTAAGCTGGCGCGTCAGTTTGAACAGCAGGGTAAATCTGTCATGCTGGCAGCAGGGGATACTTTCCGTGCAGCGGCGGTCGAGCAGCTACAGGTCTGGGGACAACGCAACAATATTCCGGTTATCGCCCAGCATACTGGCGCGGACTCAGCGTCAGTTATCTTCGATGCTATTCAGGCCGCGAAGGCGCGTAACATTGATGTATTGATTGCCGATACGGCAGGGCGTCTGCAGAACAAATCGCACCTGATGGAAGAACTGAAAAAAATCGTTCGCGTCATGAAAAAACTGGACGAAGAGGCGCCGCATGAAGTGATGCTGACCATTGATGCCAGTACCGGGCAGAACGCGGTAAGTCAGGCCAAACTGTTCCATGAAGCGGTGGGCTTAACCGGTATCACCCTGACCAAGCTGGATGGTACGGCGAAGGGCGGGGTGATTTTCTCGGTAGCGGATCAGTTCGGCATTCCTATCCGCTATATTGGTGTCGGCGAACGAATTGAGGATTTACGTCCGTTTAAGGCGGACGACTTTATAGAGGCACTTTTTGCCCGAGAGGATTAA
- the ftsE gene encoding cell division ATP-binding protein FtsE: MIRFEHVSKAYLGGRQALQGVTFHMRPGEMAFLTGHSGAGKSTLLKLICGIERPSAGKIFFSGHDITRLKNREVPFLRRQIGMIFQDHHLLMDRTVYDNVAIPLIIAGASGDDIRRRVSAALDKVGLLDKARNFPIQLSGGEQQRVGIARAVVNKPAVLLADEPTGNLDDALSEGILRLFEEFNRVGVTVLMATHDIGLISRRSYRQLVLSDGHLHGGLVNE, from the coding sequence ATGATTCGCTTTGAACATGTCAGCAAGGCCTATCTCGGCGGGAGACAAGCGCTGCAGGGAGTGACATTCCATATGCGGCCAGGCGAGATGGCGTTTCTGACCGGCCACTCAGGCGCGGGGAAAAGTACCCTGCTAAAGCTTATCTGTGGGATAGAGCGGCCCAGCGCGGGTAAAATCTTCTTCAGCGGGCATGATATTACCCGCCTGAAAAACCGTGAGGTGCCGTTTTTGCGCCGCCAGATTGGGATGATTTTCCAGGATCACCACCTGCTGATGGACAGAACCGTCTATGACAATGTGGCGATACCCTTGATCATTGCCGGCGCCAGCGGTGACGATATTCGTCGTCGCGTGTCAGCAGCACTGGATAAGGTTGGGCTGCTGGACAAAGCGAGAAACTTTCCGATTCAACTCTCCGGGGGCGAACAACAGCGTGTGGGGATAGCTCGTGCGGTGGTCAACAAACCTGCGGTATTGCTGGCGGATGAACCAACCGGGAACCTGGATGATGCGCTGTCGGAAGGAATTTTACGTCTGTTTGAAGAGTTTAACCGCGTAGGGGTGACGGTACTGATGGCGACGCACGATATTGGGCTTATCTCCCGTCGTTCATATCGCCAGCTTGTCCTGAGCGATGGACATCTGCATGGAGGCCTGGTCAATGAATAG
- the rsmD gene encoding 16S rRNA (guanine(966)-N(2))-methyltransferase: MKKPTHSGSGQIRIIGGQWRGRKLPVPDSPGLRPTTDRVRETLFNWLAPVMVDARCLDCFAGSGALGLEALSRYAADATLVEMDRAVSQQLQKNLATLKAANARVVNANTLAFLAQTGTPHNVVFVDPPFRKGLLEETLNLLESHGWLADEALIYVESEVENGLPPVPANWVLYREKVAGQVAYRLYQRTAQGEGDAD, encoded by the coding sequence ATGAAAAAACCGACTCACTCAGGCAGCGGCCAGATCCGCATTATTGGCGGACAATGGCGAGGACGTAAACTCCCGGTTCCGGACAGCCCCGGTTTACGCCCAACCACCGACCGGGTACGCGAAACGCTGTTTAACTGGCTGGCTCCCGTAATGGTAGATGCTCGTTGCCTGGATTGCTTCGCCGGTAGCGGCGCGCTGGGACTGGAAGCCCTGTCTCGCTACGCCGCCGACGCCACCCTGGTGGAGATGGATCGCGCGGTTTCGCAGCAGCTACAAAAGAACCTTGCTACGCTCAAGGCAGCCAATGCCCGCGTGGTCAACGCCAATACGCTGGCTTTCCTGGCGCAAACGGGAACGCCGCACAACGTGGTGTTTGTCGATCCGCCGTTTCGTAAAGGGTTACTTGAAGAGACGCTGAATTTACTGGAAAGCCACGGCTGGCTGGCGGATGAAGCATTGATCTATGTCGAAAGCGAAGTTGAAAACGGTTTGCCGCCAGTACCGGCAAATTGGGTGCTATACCGGGAGAAAGTCGCCGGGCAAGTCGCCTATCGTTTGTATCAACGCACCGCACAAGGAGAAGGTGATGCTGATTAA
- a CDS encoding DUF1145 family protein: protein MLINLGRLLMLFVWAFLILNLVQPFPRPLNIFVNVALVFMVLMHGMQLALLKSTMPKDGPQMTTGEKIRIFLFGVFELLVWQKKFNGKK from the coding sequence ATGCTGATTAATCTGGGTCGTTTATTGATGCTGTTCGTGTGGGCTTTTTTAATTCTCAACCTGGTACAGCCCTTCCCGCGCCCACTCAACATTTTCGTCAACGTGGCGCTGGTTTTTATGGTGTTGATGCACGGCATGCAACTGGCGCTACTCAAATCGACAATGCCGAAAGACGGCCCGCAAATGACCACCGGCGAAAAAATCCGTATTTTTCTGTTTGGCGTGTTTGAACTGCTGGTCTGGCAGAAAAAGTTTAACGGTAAAAAATAA
- the tusA gene encoding sulfurtransferase TusA, with protein sequence MSDLFSSPDHTLDALGLRCPEPVMMVRKTVRNMQTGETLLIIADDPATTRDIPGFCTFMEHDLLAQETEGLPYRYLLRKAH encoded by the coding sequence ATGAGCGATCTGTTTTCCTCCCCTGACCATACGCTTGACGCCCTGGGGCTGCGTTGCCCTGAACCGGTAATGATGGTGCGCAAAACGGTGCGCAACATGCAAACTGGCGAAACATTGCTGATTATCGCCGACGATCCGGCGACGACGCGTGATATTCCGGGGTTCTGTACCTTTATGGAACACGATTTGCTGGCGCAAGAGACGGAGGGACTGCCGTACCGCTATTTATTGCGTAAAGCGCATTAA